The following are encoded together in the Scomber scombrus chromosome 7, fScoSco1.1, whole genome shotgun sequence genome:
- the LOC133983838 gene encoding NF-kappa-B inhibitor delta, producing MHFDKSPKEKPCCTLPTVKKLLEQKRRRETSSVPPSCSTASTSPVHPTTVTQLSSSEPFTCTGASSSYSEMAVSYEQWNPVPESAISYYPSQPGPSYSAAYSLQMPSEYGTQQQAQGYGDALSAYPQCPMTVPDQSMATTWSLLVPSQTTQLSFASSLDTNKLEEARMMLSGMDYSRATGQDEDGDTILHIYTAKGLRECAFAAAERLRDLGRLDAKEHKGKTALLVAVTANQPDIVQDLLSFGTDINACDVNGQTALHLAAHYGFPTVLQVILSSRPAVNLEARNFEGMTPVHCAAISHSITMKAVFTSGLQDVSLQTKAREKLTCVEMLINAGASLLSQEIKSNKTLLHLAVKEGNIDLVRYLFRIPLQNMKDFVNMKAHGHTALHMAAGLHGNPHQEEILRLLLSRGADPSIRNLENDQPAHLLQSGPQGEQLKLMMKKRNASSRRRIVPLQDQE from the exons ATGCACTTTGATAAAT CGCCAAAGGAGAAGCCGTGTTGCACTCTGCCCACAGTGAAGAAACTCTTGGAGCAGAAGAGAAGGCGTGAGACGTCCTCGGTGCCACCATCCTGCTCCACAGCCAGCACCAGTCCTGTTCATCCAACCACTGTTACA CAGTTGTCTTCTTCAGAACCATTTACCTGCACAG GTGCATCGAGCAGCTACTCAGAAATGGCAGTGAGCTATGAGCAGTGGAACCCAGTACCAGAATCTGCAATCAGTTACTATCCCAGCCAACCAGGACCCAGCTATTCTGCAGCCTACAGCCTGCAAATGCCTTCCGAATATGGCAcacagcagcaggcccagggaTATGGAGATGCACTGTCTGCATAT CCACAGTGCCCGATGACAGTTCCAGATCAAAGTATGGCTACAACTTGGTCACTTCTGGTTCCCAGTCAGACCACACAGCTGAGTTTTGCTTCATCACTGGATACCAACAAGCTGGAAGAGGCCAGGATGATGCTCAGTGGGATGGACTACAGCAGAGCCACCGGGCAGGATGAAGATGGAGACAC CATCCTGCACATCTACACTGCCAAGGGGCTCAGGGAGTGTGCCTTTGCTGCTGCAGAGAGGCTGAGGGATTTAGGGAGGCTTGATGCCAAAGAACACAAGGGCAAG ACTGCCTTACTGGTGGCCGTGACGGCAAACCAGCCGGACATTGTGCAAGATCTGCTGTCATTTGGGACAGACATCAATGCTTGTGATGTTAATGGACAAACTGCCCTTCATCTGGCTGCTCACTATGGCTTCCCCACAGTTCTGCAG GTTATTCTGTCCAGCAGACCTGCTGTCAACCTTGAGGCCCGCAATTTTGAGG GTATGACGCCTGTGCACTGTGCAGCCATTTCTCACAGTATCACCATGAAGGCTGTGTTTACCAGCGGGCTGCAAGATGTTAGCCTTCAGACCAAGGCTAGGGAGAAACTCACCTGTGTGGAGATGCTTATCAATGCAGGGGCGTCTCTGCTCAGTCAG GAAATCAAAAGTAACAAGACATTGCTGCACTTGGCTGTGAAGGAGGGGAACATTGATCTGGTCCGTTATCTGTTCAGGATTCCCCTGCAGAACATGAAAGACTTTGTCAACATGAAA GCTCATGGTCACACAGCTTTACACATGGCagctggtctccatggtaacccccACCAGGAGGAGATCCTGCGGCTGCTGCTGAGCAGAGGAGCTGATCCCAGCATCCGCAACCTGGAGAATGACCAGCCAGCACACCTCCTGCAGAGTGGCCCCCAGGGAGAGCAG CTCAAGCTTATGATGAAGAAGCGAAATGCTTCGTCTCGTCGACGTATTGTGCCCTTGCAGGACCAAGAATAA
- the LOC133984137 gene encoding potassium channel subfamily K member 5-like: MADKGPFLTSCIIFFLSIGAAIFEILEEPNWTSARDKYLLQQEKILKNYACLTRKDLDQILEIVSEAAGQGVTITGDKDLKKWDWANSVIFAATIVTTIGYGNVAPKTKGGRVFCILYGLCGIPLCLVWISELGSFFGDRAKRLSQVLIRKGVSVKKVQFTCTALFLLWGLLVHLLIPPFVFMSVEGWTYLEGLYFSFITLTTVGFGDYVAGVNPNITYPTLYRVFAEVWIYMGLAWLSLFFSWNVHMVVEAHKVLKKRRHRHRPFSEQEPEPVDEMRNPDVKPSVIDIFNFLSEKDDDYSTVIKEIAITAKKTKPTENINRSLSCGDILATNIETLEHSPRRRRMISISEVFMNTKAEQESSEEEGRPSLIQESHGNPEPAECVRTDNEENEDSCAFDSENDGINFTVPTKENTEEDSLQLSDGGGTRFTISKVSEGDLLTDKDEKG; encoded by the exons ATGGCTGATAAGGGTCCGTTTTTAACTTCATGTATCATTTTCTTCCTATCGATCGGGGCGGCTATATTCGAAATTCTTGAGGAGCCAAACTGGACATCAGCCAGAGACAAATATCTCCTTCAACAGGAGAAAATTTTGAAGAACTATGCCTGCTTAACAAGAAAAGATCTGGATCAGATTTTGGAG ATTGTGTCAGAAGCTGCAGGTCAAGGTGTGACCATCACTGGGGATAAGGATCTTAAAAAGTGGGACTGGGCAAACTCTGTCATCTTTGCTGCCACCATTGTCACAACTATAG GTTACGGTAATGTTGCCCCTAAGACTAAAGGTGGCCGTGTGTTCTGCATTCTGTATGGTCTGTGTGGGATCCCACTGTGTCTGGTGTGGATAAGTGAGCTGGGTTCATTCTTTGGAGACCGGGCCAAACGTCTGTCCCAGGTTCTGATTCGTAAAGGCGTTTCAGTG aAAAAGGTCCAGTTCACCTGCACAGCCTTATTCCTGTTATGGGGGCTGCTGGTGCACCTGTTGATCCCTCcatttgttttcatgtctgTGGAAGGATGGACCTACCTGGAGGGTCTCTACTTTTCCTTCATCACACTCACAACTGTTGGTTTTGGAGATTATGTGGCAG GTGTGAATCCAAATATCACATACCCCACACTGTACAGAGTATTTGCAGAGGTATGGATCTACATGGGCTTGGCCTGGCTGTCTCTGTTCTTCAGCTGGAACGTCCACATGGTAGTGGAAGCTCACAAGGTgctaaagaaaagaagacacaGGCACAGACCCTTCAGTGAACAGGAACCCGAGCCTGTAGATGAAATGCGCAACCCAGATGTGAAGCCAAGTGTTATTGATATTTTCAACTTCCTTTCTGAGAAGGATGATGACTACAGCACTGTCATCAAAGAGATTGCAATCACAGCGAAAAAAACAAAGCCTACAGAAAACATAAATCGCTCACTGAGCTGCGGTGACATCTTGGCCACTAACATTGAGACGTTGGAGCATTCGCCACGGCGCAGACGCATGATCAGTATCAGTGAAGTGTTCATGAACACAAAGGCCGAACAGGAAAgcagtgaagaagaaggaaggccTTCTTTGATCCAAGAAAGCCATGGAAATCCTGAACCAGCAGAATGTGTGAGGACAGATAATGAGGAGAACGAGGACAGCTGTGCATTTGATTCAGAAAATGATGGCATAAACTTTACTGTACCCAccaaagaaaacacagaggaagacaGTCTACAGCTTAGCGACGGTGGAGGGACTAGGTTTACAATATCCAAAGTATCAGAGGGAGATTTGTTAACTGATAAAGATGAAAAAGgataa
- the hcst gene encoding hematopoietic cell signal transducer: MAYNKLFTAGLFLLCNLTVALTDSPVSCYRIESGTIAGIICADVLLTLIIVIVTYRCASFRRQKIEKADKVYMNVRANCKT; encoded by the exons ATGGCGTACAACAAATTATTCACAGCTGGTCTCTTTTTACTTTGCA ACTTGACTGTAGCACTCACAG ACAGCCCTGTGTCTTGCTACAGAATTGAGTCTGGGACAATAGCAGGCATCATCTGTGCAGATGTGTTGCTGACCCTtatcattgtcattgtcacctACCGATGTGCCAGCTTTCGGCGTCAGAAGATAGAAAAAG CTGACAAGGTGTATATGAATGTTCGGGCGAACTGCAAGACCTGA
- the LOC133984136 gene encoding serum paraoxonase/arylesterase 2-like yields the protein MGKLAFISVVIAALSVFLGERFVNLRKRTLATRELFQNHLPNCVALKNIDYGSEDITILANGLAFISAGLKYPGMPAHDVTGKILLLDLQDPRIKPVELRMPRNFDLDSFNPHGISVYTDPSDDTIYLFVVNHPQHKSQVELFKFVEEELSLVHLKTIKHELLYSVNDIVAVGVDSFYATNDHYFSSEILKGLVEPFLAQPWGNVVYYSPEEVKVVSAGYYFTNGINISPDKRHIYVVDLFDHNVHVLERKDDNALASVKSVAVGSLCDNVEVDPETGDLWLGCHPNGWKAFMFDPQDPPGSEVIQIQNIHSEKPVVTQVYADDGHVIMASSVAAPYGGKVLIGTVFHKALCCDLK from the exons ATGGGAAAGTTAGCTTTTATATCAGTGGTAATAGCTGCCTTATCTGTCTTTCTCGGAGAGAGGTTTGTCAACTTAAG GAAAAGGACCCTCGCCACTAGAGAGCTGTTCCAGAATCACCTCCCTAACTGTGTTGCACTTAAAAATATTG ATTATGGGTCAGAGGATATAACGATCCTTGCAAACGGGCTTGCATTCATCAGCGCT GGTTTGAAGTACCCCGGAATGCCTGCTCATGATGTTACAGGAAAGATCCTCCTCCTTGATCTGCAAGATCCTCGGATTAAACCAGTGGAGCTGCGCATGCCGAGAAACTTTGATCTGGACTCATTCAATCCTCATGGCATCAGTGTATACACTGATCCAAGTG atgatACAATATACCTGTTTGTCGTGAATCATCCTCAACACAAAAGCCAAGTAGAGTTATTTAAATTTGTTGAAGAAGAATTATCGCTGGTGCATCTGAAAACCATAAAACATGAACTTCTCTACAG tgtTAACGACATTGTCGCTGTAGGAGTGGATAGCTTCTATGCCACCAATGATCACTATTTTTCCAGTGAAATCCTTAAAGGTTTGGTCGAGCCTTTTCTGGCTCAGCCTTGGGGTAATGTTGTGTACTACAGTCCTGAGGAAGTAAAAGTGGTCTCTGCGGGATATTACTTTACGAATGGCATCAATATCTCACCAGACAAAAG GCACATATATGTGGTAGATCTATTTGATCACAATGTGCATGTGTTGGAGCGGAAAGACGACAATGCATTGGCCTCTGTGAAG TCCGTCGCTGTGGGTTCACTCTGTGACAACGTTGAAGTTGACCCTGAAACTGGTGACCTGTGGTTAGGCTGTCATCCTAATGGATGGAAAGCTTTCATGTTTGACCCCCAGGATCCACCTGGATCAGAG GTCATCCAAATCCAGAACATTCATTCAGAGAAGCCGGTGGTGACTCAGGTGTATGCTGACGATGGTCATGTGATCATGGCCTCCTCTGTAGCAGCTCCCTATGGGGGAAAGGTGCTCATTGGCACAGTGTTTCATAAAGCGTTATGCTGTGATTTGAAGTAG
- the LOC133984135 gene encoding casein kinase II subunit alpha-like, translating to MSGPVPSRSRVYPDVNTQRPREYWDYESHVVEWGNQDDYQLVRKLGRGKYSEVFEAINITNNEKVVVKILKPVKKKKIKREIKILENLRGGPNIISLLDIVKDPVSRTPALVFEHVNNTDFKQLYQTLSDFDIRFYMYEILKALDYCHSMGIMHRDVKPHNVMIDHEHRKLRLIDWGLAEFYHPNQEYNVRVASRYFKGPELLVDYQMYDYSLDMWSLGCMLASMIFRKEPFFHGHDNYDQLVRIAKVLGTEDLYDYIDKYNIELDPRFNDILGRHSRKRWERFVHSENQHLVSTEALDFLDKLLRYDHQARLTAREAMDHPYFYPIVKDQGRGATPGGMAASSTPVSSSSMMAGITSMSSSQPLANIAGSPVISAPNTLATQVPAATGAQP from the exons ATGTCTGGCCCTGTTCCAAGCCGCTCTCGAGTTTACCCcgatgtaaacacacagagacctcGAGAATACTGGGACTATGAGTCCCACGTTGTTGAATGGGG gAACCAGGACGACTATCAGCTTGTCAGAAAACTAGGGAGAGGCAAATATAGTGAAGTGTTTGAAGCCATAAACATCACAAACAATGAAAAGGTGGTCGTCAAAATACTGAAG CcggtgaagaaaaagaaaatcaagagagaaataaagatcCTGGAGAATCTGAGGGGTGGCCCAAATATCATCTCACTGTTAGATATCGTCAAGGATCCTGTg TCCCGAACCCCTGCTCTGGTTTTTGAACATGTGAACAACACAGACTTCAAG caaTTGTATCAAACCCTATCTGACTTCGACATACGGTTCTACATGTATGAAATCTTAAAG gCTCTGGATTACTGCCACAGTATGGGGATAATGCACAGAGACGTCAAGCCACACAATGTAATGATTGATCATGAACACAGAAAG CTCCGCCTAATCGATTGGGGCTTGGCAGAATTCTACCACCCAAACCAAGAATACAACGTGAGAGTGGCATCCAGGTACTTCAAAGGACCTGAACTGCTGGTTGATTACCAG ATGTATGACTACAGCTTGGACATGTGGAGTTTGGGTTGCATGTTGGCCAGCATGATCTTCAGAAAGGAACCTTTCTTTCACGGTCATGACAACTATGATCAG CTTGTGCGAATTGCAAAAGTACTCGGCACAGAGGACCTGTACGACTACATTGACAAGTACAACATTGAATTGGATCCACGGTTCAATGACATCCTGGGAAG ACACTCCCGTAAAAGGTGGGAGAGGTTTGTGCACAGCGAGAACCAGCACCTGGTCAGCACAGAGGCCCTGGATTTCCTGGACAAACTGCTGCGCTATGACCATCAAGCCCGCCTCACAGCCAGAGAGGCCATGGATCATCCCTACTTCT ATCCCATCGTTAAAGATCAGGGAAGGGGGGCCACTCCTGGAGGGATGGCTGCCAGCTCCACACCAGTCAGCTCCTCAAGTATGATGGCCG GCATCACCTCAATGTCCTCCTCACAGCCTCTGGCTAACATTGCTGGATCACCTGTCATCTCTGCCCCCAACACTCTGGCCACACAAGTCCCTGCAGCCACCGGGGCCCAACCCTGA
- the tyrobp gene encoding TYRO protein tyrosine kinase-binding protein → MSDAICIVGTLFGSAKGQQECSSCYLISMGSVMGIMACDIILTIFIAISVFCFATLHKRRREWDSHSDKRNLPSSSKKITTEVTESPYQELHGVQSDVYSELRHFRK, encoded by the exons ATGTCTGACGCTATTTGTATTGTGGGTACACTATTCG GATCTGCAAAGGGACAACAAG AGTGCAGTTCCTGTTACCTAATAAGCATGGGGTCTGTCATGGGCATTATGGCTTGTGATATTATCTTGACCATCTTCATCGCAATTTCTGTGTTCTGCTTTGCAACTCTCCataagagaaggagagaatgGGATTCACACAGTG ATAAAAGAAACCTACCGTCATCATCAAAGAAAATTACAACAGAAGTCACAGAATCTCCCTATCAG GAGTTACATGGAGTCCAGTCAGACGTGTACAGTGAACTTCGGCACTTTAGGAAATGA
- the LOC133984138 gene encoding serum paraoxonase/arylesterase 2-like encodes MAAMKKALLATVVAAFAIFIGHRFLKLKEVTLASREVPLKHLNCHYLDNIEYGAEDITVLKDGLAFLSTGLKYPGMPSFSDEPGKLYVMDLLHPTPTPVELQITGDLDLSSFNPHGISVYTDETDDSVYLFTVNHPQHKSQVEIFRFVEDDTLVHLKTIAHPLLHSVNDIVAVGAESFYATNDHFFTSDVLSYLTIMLGLAWCDVVYYSPEEVRVAADGFLSSNGINISPDKRYIYVSDIIDHEIDVFERQEGEQLVYLKSVAVGSLCDNIEVDHRSGDIWLGCHPNGMKLSKFDPEDPPGSEVIRIKNINSQQPVVSQVYADNGHVIMASSVAASYEKKLLIGTVFHKALLCYLK; translated from the exons ATGGCTGCCATGAAGAAAGCACTGCTTGCCACTGTTGTCGCTGCTTTTGCAATTTTCATTGGACACAGATTTCTTAAGTTAAA GGAAGTGACCCTTGCTTCCAGAGAAGTGCCTTTGAAACACCTCAACTGCCATTATTTGGATAACATTG aatATGGTGCTGAGGATATCACAGTACTTAAAGATGGGCTGGCCTTTCTAAGCACA GGGTTAAAGTATCCTGGAATGCCTTCATTCTCTGATGAACCAGGGAAGCTTTACGTTATGGACTTGCTACACCCAACACCAACTCCAGTGGAGCTGCAAATTACAGGAGACCTTGACCTCAGTTCTTTCAACCCACATGGAATTAGTGTGTATACTGATGAAACAG ATGACTCTGTGTACCTCTTCACTGTCAACCACCCTCAGCACAAAAGCCAAGTAGAGATCTTTCGTTTTGTGGAGGATGACACGCTTGTACATCTAAAAACTATCGCCCACCCCCTACTCCACAG TGTGAATGACATTGTTGCGGTCGGAGCAGAGAGCTTCTACGCCACAAATGATCACTTTTTTACCAGTGATGTACTTAGCTATCTGACTATCATGCTGGGTCTTGCCTGGTGTGATGTGGTGTACTACAGTCCAGAGGAAGTGAGGGTGGCAGCCGATGGCTTTCTGTCCTCAAATGGCATCAACATATCACCTGACAAACG GTATATTTATGTTTCAGATATCATAGACCACGAGATTGATGTTTTTGAGAGACAAGAAGGGGAACAATTAGTGTATCTTAAG TCTGTAGCTGTTGGGTCACTGTGTGATAACATCGAGGTGGACCACAGATCAGGTGACATATGGCTGGGTTGTCATCCAAATGGCATGAAGTTGTCAAAGTTTGACCCTGAAGATCCACCTGGCTCAGAG GTCATCCGGATCAAGAACATTAACTCACAGCAACCAGTGGTGAGCCAAGTGTATGCGGATAATGGCCATGTGATCATGGCCTCCTCAGTAGCAGCTTCCTATGAGAAGAAGTTGCTTATTGGCACTGTTTTTCACAAAGCCCTTTTATGTTACTTGAAATAA